In a single window of the Papaver somniferum cultivar HN1 chromosome 8, ASM357369v1, whole genome shotgun sequence genome:
- the LOC113304471 gene encoding exosome complex component RRP41 homolog, whose product MEYVSPEGLRLDGRRPMEMRQIRAELGAIAKADGSALFEMGNTKVTAAVYGPREVENRSQQLNDRALVRCEYGMANFSTGDRMRKPKGDRRSTEISLVIRQTLEACIMTHLMPRSQIDVFVQVLQADGGTRSACINAATLALADAGIPMRDLATSCSAGYLNSTPLLDLNYVEDSAGGPDVTVGILSKMDKVTLLQMDAKLPMETFETVMQLAVDGCKAIAKYIREVLQENTQQLEYRRGI is encoded by the exons ATGAGGCAGATTCGTGCAGAGCTTGGTGCTATTGCTAAAGCAGACGG ATCTGCTCTTTTCGAAATGGGAAACACTAAGGTTACAGCTGCAGTGTATGGTCCTAGAGAG GTTGAAAATAGGAGCCAGCAATTGAATGACCGGGCTCTG GTTAGGTGCGAGTATGGCATGGCTAACTTTAGTACTGGAGATCGAATGAGGAAACCAAAGGGTGACAG GCGATCCACGGAGATATCTCTTGTTATACGACAAACCTTGGAAGCTTGCATTATGACACACCTAATGCCTCGTTCCCAG ATAGACGTTTTTGTCCAAGTTCTTCAAGCTGATGGAG GAACAAGGTCTGCTTGCATAAATGCTGCAACCTTGGCACTTGCAGATGCTGGGATTCCGATGCGTGATCTCGCCACTTCTTGCAGTGCTGGATATCTTAACAGCACTCCTTTGCTCG ATTTGAACTACGTTGAAGATAGCGCAGGAGGCCCTGACGTTACTGTTGGAATTCTATCCAAGATGGATAAAGTGACCCTACTTCAG ATGGATGCAAAACTACCTATGGAGACCTTTGAAACGGTTATGCAACTCGCGGTAGATGGGTGCAAGGCAATAGCAAAATACATTCGAGAA GTACTACAAGAAAACACCCAGCAACTGGAGTATAGGCGTGGTATATAA